The Thermoanaerobacterium thermosaccharolyticum DSM 571 region AGGAAATCTTATCGATAGAGTTAGATTGAACTATGTAACCGACTTTCTCGATTTCACACTAATTAATTACCCCATATTTAATTTAGCAGACGTATTTGTAGTTTCAGGAGTTGTCATGCTTTCATATATGCTTTTGTTTAAAGGAGATATGCCCAAAATCTCAAAGATGTGAAATGGGTTTCTGAAAACGCTAAGAAAAAAGGTGTACACCCTCGTTGAGACAGTAGTATTGAAAAGCGCGTCCAGCGAAGCTAGCAAATGCTAACAGGTGAAAGTCCTGTAGATCATAGAGAAAGAGAAGAATAAATTTTAGGAGGCAAATGCAGATAATGGGAAAGGAAACTTTGAGTAATTATTGTTGCGGAAATTTAGGAGAATCATCTTGTGAGGTAGAAAAGAACAATTTTTGTCCTGTATGCGAAAAACAAGGTACTCTTGTTAAAAACATTACAGTAAAGCATATGGTACTTAACGAGTTAACGGAACAAATCGGTGATAACGTTATTATTTATGTATGAATGAGGAATGTGATATTACTTACTATAATTCGAAATTTAATGTTAAGTTTAATAAACAACAGGTTAAAGTCCCAATATGGTTTAAGAAAGATGCAGATCCTAAGTATGCTTGTTATTGCAGCGAAGTCACAGAAGATCAGGTAATTGAAGCAGTTGTAAAGCATGGCGCGAAAACCGTAAAAGAAGTGAATGCCATAACTGGGGCAATGAAAAATTCTAATTGTAAAGAAAACAATCCGTTGGGAGTATGTTGCCATAAGATTATTCAGGAAGCTATCGATAAAGGCTTAAAGTAAAATGATTCAAGTCGATATGTTCCCCAATACCTCGAATGAAAAAATGCCGTGGATTTGTTTCCGAGAACGGACGGCTCGAAAGACATCAATACTGTCCTCTCGAGCCATGTGGAGTGTGTAGTATTGCTTAAAAGAAACCAAAACCCATAGAGTCTTGTGGTGCAAGGTTTTATGGGTTTTAGGAAAAAAGACAGCGCCTACATTGAAGACATGAGGGCTTTAGGTATAAGTATTCTAAGTCCCTTCATCATTGCTGTTGTATTTTACGAAGAATATTGCTATAATAATAACAACAAAAGGAGAAAGGAGATTTATTATGCCTAACATTAAGCCGATTTCCGATTTAAGGAATTACAATGAAGTGTTGCGCAGCATAGAGGAAGGTTCACCGGTTTTTTTAACAAAAAATGGCCGTGGACGCTATGTGGTTATGGATATGCGGGAATATGAAAAAATGCAGGCAAAATTAAAATTGCTTACTGAACTTGCTAAAGGTGAAAAAGCGGGACAGGAAAATGGATGGCTAACCATTGATGAACTAGAAGCATCCCTGGAGGTAACGGATGGTTAATCTTAAAATCTCGCCCAAAGCGCAAAAGGATATGCTGGAGATAAAAGAATATATCTTCGAGGAATTAGGTAATCCTACAGCAGCAACGAATTTGCTGGCCAAAATCACCAAACGATTCAGAGATCTTATGGAATTCCCGTTGATTGGAGTACCCTTGTCTTCTGTCATTAAAATTGAAACAAGCTATCGTTACCTTGTGTGTGGGCAATATACAGCTTTTTACCGTTATGAAAATGATACTGTATATGTGGACAGAGTGCTATATGGTAGACGAGATTTTATGCGAATCCTCTTTGGGGATGTTGCAAAGGAAGAAGACAACTGATTATCAAATATAAGACTATAGTATGTTATTTAATTAAGACAAAAAAGAAAAAGAGAAACATAAAGGCAGGTAGTATAATAGAAATTTTCATACCTATTTTAGAGTTTTGCCAAAATATTTTTAAAAACAGAGGTTTCATGTGTTATCATATGCCAAAATATGTTTATTGGCGATGGAAACAAAGAAATAAATACTCTGTTTTTTTATTTGCTTAAATGTATAAGAAGAAAAAGTTCATATAATTGCGTATGTGCCTGATGTGCAAAGTGATTGTTAAAAGAGTTTCATATATTTTATAAACGTATTTTAACGAAGGCTTGAAAGAAGTCTCCCATCCTCTATAGGTGGGAGATGAATTTCTATTGTTTTCCATAACATTATATGCTATAATATTATCAGGAGTAAAAAGTAAAGACAATTAGGCATAACAGCCTAAGAGTAATATTTTTGTAGGGAAGGTTCCTCCCGAAATTACGCCTATGGAGATTGTGTAAGACCTGCTGTGAATAACAGTAGGCAACGGTCTATGAAGTAGGAAGCTTCATCCTCTATAGGATGGAGTAGGTTCACCAATACAAAATTGCCTGGTCGTGACCTCAACATCTATTCAACATCTCAGTGTGCCGTATATGCAATAGATAAGTATTATTTTTATATTTTAAGTCAACAAATCTGCAGCTTGAAAAAGAAATAAAAATTGATCAAATGAGAACAAAATTTCATTGCGAATGCTTCACATGAGCTTAAAACACGATAAGCCTCTTATAAGTGGATATGTAGAAGCAATAGAAGATAAAATTGCAGAAGGTGAAAAGGCTAACAGAAATCTTGATATCATTTTGGATGAAACTAAACAAATGAGCAGTCTTGTATATTCAATGCTCGATTTACCGGTTCTTGACCAAGGGAATCATCAAACAGACTATGTGTGGTAAATTTATTAAATATTAGAGGCTGTAAAAATAAAAACGTAATTATTTCACATCCAGTCTATTAATGTGAAATGTTTCATCTAGAAAATCAAAGCCTTGTTCTTTGAAAAAGTTCCATATCCACTGATTCATTCCTATCATTTCTATAGGATTGTAATGAAGACCGAATAATTTTTGAGCTGGATTTATGTAGCCATTTTTTTCAACATTTGCTTTCACTTTGTCTGCAAAGTCTTTTCCTCCAACCATTGAAGCGATATTGTAAAGTTCATCTATCAAATAGCTATTTTTGTCATTGATGTATGTGTTGTTATTTTGGTATTTTTCTTCATAATATCTTTCAATTTTGTCATCGTTTAATTTCTTGTACTTCTCGTCAAAAATGACTGCATCTTTTTGAAGCTTTTTTCTGGAATTTAGCGTACCTTTTACATTTCCAAGGCACATAGCGAGAACAGGGATTGTAAGCTCTGGCAACTCTAAAAGCTCTTTTATTTCCTCATAGCGTAGATTCGGCGTACCTAAGTAAACACTGCCTATACCTTTTAAAGTGCATGCACATTCAATGCTTTGTGCAACACACATTACATCCTCTAAAGAGATGATAAATTCCAAAAAAGATCTGTTCCGCCCGTAAGGCGCCTTATTTATTTCGCACCATCTTTTCTGCTTATAAAAATCCAAAAGAAATACTAAAACAGTATCAGACTTTTCAATAAAATTTTGTCCGAGCAAATCTTTAAGCTTTGATTTTCTATCTTTGTCCCTTATTTTAATTATAGTGCATGGCTGAGTATTGCCTCCACTGGCGGCATTTAAACCAACTTCTAATATGTCATTTAAAACATCATCGTCGATGGGGATATCAGAAAAATTTCTGCAGCTTCTCCTATTCTTCAATAAGTCAATTGCATCCATCTGCCAATCCTCCTATTATCCTTTAAAACAAATTGTTGCGTAGCACTATACTATTTATAGTACTATATTAACGCTAAAGTCAAGTATTTTCTTTAATAAGTTTTTATAAACTAATGATTGATGAGAAAGATAACTATTTAAAGACTGACTTATTACATGGATTTCATGATTTGAGAAGATATTTTAAATTGACAAAGGCTATAATGAAAAGTATAATTCTTTTACAAGGTAAAAACACAGATTTGAGTAGCAGTTTGTATGCAATATGTTGGAAATTATAAGAAGTATGTAATTTGTTATCACAGCGGTCTTTATAAAAAGGAAGGTTAATGTATGATAATAAGTGCAAGCAGAAGGACGGATATACCTGCGTTTTACAGCGATTGGTTTTACAATAGAATTAAAGAAGGCTATGTTTTGGTTAGGAATCCTTTTAATTTACATTATGTAAGCAAGGTACCTTTATCTTTGGAATTAGTTGATTGCTTTGTGTTTTGGAGTAAAAATCCGGCGAATATGATTGATAATCTTCAAATTATTGATAGATATCCATATTATTTTCAGTTTACGTTGAATCCTTATGATGATAAAGTTGAGAAAAATGTCCCGAAGAAATCGGAAATAATAGATACATTTAGGAGATTATCAGATAAAATAGGACCCAATAGGGTTATCTGGAGATACGATCCTATCATTATAACTGAAGCTATTAGCGAGGAATATCACTATAAATATTTTGAAGTATTGGCATCGAAGCTTCAAGATTATACATCAAAGTGTATCATAAGCTTTGTGGATTTTTACCCTAAAGCAAAGAAAGGCCTTGGGACGATAGGCGCTTTTGACATTAGCGATGAAGATAAAATAAGGATAGCCAAAAGGATTGGAGAAATTGCAGAAGCGTATTCTCTCAAAATTGAAACATGCGCAGAAGAAATAGATTTGTCTCAATTTGGAATAGAGCATGGAAAATGCATCGATCCTAATCTGATTAAGGAAATTTCTGGACGTAATATTAAGGATGGAAAAGACAAAAATCAAAGAAAAGCATGTGGTTGTGCCTCTAGTGTGGATATAGGAGCTTATAATACGTGTATGCATAGGTGTATCTATTGCTATGCAAATTACAGTAGCAATGTTGTCAATGACAATATGACTAGGTATGATGTCAATTCTCCATTATTGTGCAGCAGTATAACAGATGAGGATGTAATAGCGGAAAAAAACAGTTAGTTATTTTACATCAAGCTTGTTTACATGAAATGAGTTGTCGTGAAAGTGAAATCACTGCTCTTTGAAAAAATTCCAATCCACTGATTCATTTCTGAAAGTTGATATTTTTACATAAAAAGAATATAATATTAGTAAGGAAAGTAAGGAATGGGTGTGGAAGATGGAAATTGCAAAAGTTACTAGTAAAGGCCAAATTACGATTCCTATTGATATTCGCAAGAAGCTTAATCTTAAAGACGGTGATAAAGTAATTTTTATTGAAGAAGGTGATAAAATTATTTTTGCTAATGCTGCAAAGGTAGCTTTTATGAACATTCAAAAAGCTTTTGAAGGTGAGGCCGAACGACTTGGTTTGAAAAATGAGCAGGATGTAGTGGATATGGTAAATGAAATAAGAGAAGAAATGTGGAAAGAACGTTATGAGAATAATGATTGATACAAATGTTCTTATTTTAATTTTTCTTTTTCCTACATCCAGAATGAAAAAATTAGTCGACATTATTACAGATCAACATACTATTGTATTGCCATCATATGTTATTGATGAGCTTAAGATGGTAATCAGACGAAAATTTCCTGCAAAA contains the following coding sequences:
- a CDS encoding type II toxin-antitoxin system RelE/ParE family toxin, with product MVNLKISPKAQKDMLEIKEYIFEELGNPTAATNLLAKITKRFRDLMEFPLIGVPLSSVIKIETSYRYLVCGQYTAFYRYENDTVYVDRVLYGRRDFMRILFGDVAKEEDN
- a CDS encoding nitroreductase family protein, with product MDAIDLLKNRRSCRNFSDIPIDDDVLNDILEVGLNAASGGNTQPCTIIKIRDKDRKSKLKDLLGQNFIEKSDTVLVFLLDFYKQKRWCEINKAPYGRNRSFLEFIISLEDVMCVAQSIECACTLKGIGSVYLGTPNLRYEEIKELLELPELTIPVLAMCLGNVKGTLNSRKKLQKDAVIFDEKYKKLNDDKIERYYEEKYQNNNTYINDKNSYLIDELYNIASMVGGKDFADKVKANVEKNGYINPAQKLFGLHYNPIEMIGMNQWIWNFFKEQGFDFLDETFHINRLDVK
- a CDS encoding type II toxin-antitoxin system prevent-host-death family antitoxin, whose product is MPNIKPISDLRNYNEVLRSIEEGSPVFLTKNGRGRYVVMDMREYEKMQAKLKLLTELAKGEKAGQENGWLTIDELEASLEVTDG
- a CDS encoding DUF1848 domain-containing protein; amino-acid sequence: MIISASRRTDIPAFYSDWFYNRIKEGYVLVRNPFNLHYVSKVPLSLELVDCFVFWSKNPANMIDNLQIIDRYPYYFQFTLNPYDDKVEKNVPKKSEIIDTFRRLSDKIGPNRVIWRYDPIIITEAISEEYHYKYFEVLASKLQDYTSKCIISFVDFYPKAKKGLGTIGAFDISDEDKIRIAKRIGEIAEAYSLKIETCAEEIDLSQFGIEHGKCIDPNLIKEISGRNIKDGKDKNQRKACGCASSVDIGAYNTCMHRCIYCYANYSSNVVNDNMTRYDVNSPLLCSSITDEDVIAEKNS
- a CDS encoding AbrB/MazE/SpoVT family DNA-binding domain-containing protein, producing the protein MEIAKVTSKGQITIPIDIRKKLNLKDGDKVIFIEEGDKIIFANAAKVAFMNIQKAFEGEAERLGLKNEQDVVDMVNEIREEMWKERYENND